A single region of the Salvelinus sp. IW2-2015 linkage group LG20, ASM291031v2, whole genome shotgun sequence genome encodes:
- the LOC111980573 gene encoding microfibril-associated glycoprotein 4 isoform X2: MKVIXXRKXGTVNFYXGWDQYRSGFGQASGEYXLGLENIHLLTQRKKYELRVDLEDFEGAKVHVQYSSFSVDSEHEGYKLHLSGFKDGGDGKSMDEHNGQKFSTFDKDQDTHASNCAKSYLGGWWYGECHSVNPNGVYLWGDSIYGIGINWVYWKGYKYSLNAIEMKIRPVE, encoded by the exons ATGAAG GTGATCCAMYAGAGAAAGYATGGGACAGTGAACTTTTACCYTGGATGGGACCAATACAGGAGTGGGTTTGGGCAGGCATCCGGAGAGTACTGSTTAG GCCTAGAAAACATCCATCTCCTCACTCAGAGGAAGAAGTATGAGTTGAGGGTGGACCTGGAGGACTTCGAAGGGGCTAAAGTCCACGTCCAGTACTCCTCCTTCTCTGTCGACTCTGAGCATGAAGGATACAAGCTGCATTTAAGTGGCTTCAAAGATGGAGGTGACG GAAAATCTATGGATGAACACAATGGGCAGAAGTTCTCCACCTTCGACAAAGACCAGGACACTCACGCTTCAAACTGTGCTAAATCATATCTAGGAGGATGGTGGTATGGAGAATGCCACAGTGTCAATCCCAACGGGGTATATCTGTGGGGCGACTCAATCTATGGTATTGGTATCAACTGGGTGTATTGGAAAGGTTATAAATACTCTTTAAACGCCATTGAAATGAAGATAAGGCCTGTGGAATAA
- the LOC111980573 gene encoding microfibril-associated glycoprotein 4 isoform X1, with protein sequence MKALDVLILLLPVAVNTLPYDIMPVDCVDVYRRGFGHSGVYTIYPAGTTSPIQVYCDMGCEDQPEGGKWTVIXXRKXGTVNFYXGWDQYRSGFGQASGEYXLGLENIHLLTQRKKYELRVDLEDFEGAKVHVQYSSFSVDSEHEGYKLHLSGFKDGGDGKSMDEHNGQKFSTFDKDQDTHASNCAKSYLGGWWYGECHSVNPNGVYLWGDSIYGIGINWVYWKGYKYSLNAIEMKIRPVE encoded by the exons ATGAAG GCTTTGGATGTGCTCATTCTACTACTCCCAGTGGCAGTCAATACTCTACCATATGATATCATGCCAGTGGATTGTGTTGATGTGTATAGAAGGGGCTTTGGACACAGTGGKGTGTACACCATCTACCCTGCAGGAACAACCTCCCCCATCCAGGTCTACTGTGACATGGGCTGTGAGGACCAACCTGAGGGGGGGAAATGGACA GTGATCCAMYAGAGAAAGYATGGGACAGTGAACTTTTACCYTGGATGGGACCAATACAGGAGTGGGTTTGGGCAGGCATCCGGAGAGTACTGSTTAG GCCTAGAAAACATCCATCTCCTCACTCAGAGGAAGAAGTATGAGTTGAGGGTGGACCTGGAGGACTTCGAAGGGGCTAAAGTCCACGTCCAGTACTCCTCCTTCTCTGTCGACTCTGAGCATGAAGGATACAAGCTGCATTTAAGTGGCTTCAAAGATGGAGGTGACG GAAAATCTATGGATGAACACAATGGGCAGAAGTTCTCCACCTTCGACAAAGACCAGGACACTCACGCTTCAAACTGTGCTAAATCATATCTAGGAGGATGGTGGTATGGAGAATGCCACAGTGTCAATCCCAACGGGGTATATCTGTGGGGCGACTCAATCTATGGTATTGGTATCAACTGGGTGTATTGGAAAGGTTATAAATACTCTTTAAACGCCATTGAAATGAAGATAAGGCCTGTGGAATAA